One region of Trinickia violacea genomic DNA includes:
- a CDS encoding DMT family transporter has product MQRGVAYGMMAGALWGMVFLVPRLLPDFSPFLLSAGRYMMYGIVSLAAALPMARRLAAKLTREDLGALVKLAIVGNVGYYILLTTAVHLVGIAPASLIVGVLPVTVTLVGRRDHGAVPLSKLAWPLALVVGGIACINVDVFAGDPAHPVSMLNRLLGVLCALGALASWTWFAVENARYLQRNHHFDGNEWSVLWGVVTGLLGAALWLGTAVFPAGVVQTPVTGERWQLFWGLNLALAIGASWLGNGLWNAASKRLPLTLSGQMIVFETLFALLYGFLYDHRTPRPLEIAAIALLLAGVLWSVRQHGSDRPTEPPLEERAQASVH; this is encoded by the coding sequence ATGCAGCGCGGTGTGGCATACGGGATGATGGCGGGGGCGTTATGGGGCATGGTGTTTCTCGTGCCCAGGCTGCTGCCCGATTTTTCGCCGTTCCTGCTGAGCGCGGGCCGCTACATGATGTACGGCATCGTGTCGCTCGCCGCGGCGCTGCCGATGGCGCGGCGCCTCGCCGCCAAGCTCACGCGCGAGGATCTCGGCGCGCTCGTGAAGCTCGCGATCGTCGGCAACGTCGGCTACTACATCCTGCTCACGACCGCCGTGCACCTCGTCGGCATTGCGCCGGCGTCGCTGATCGTCGGCGTGCTGCCGGTCACCGTCACGCTGGTCGGCCGGCGCGATCACGGCGCCGTACCGCTCTCGAAGCTGGCGTGGCCGCTCGCGTTGGTCGTCGGCGGGATCGCCTGCATCAACGTCGACGTATTCGCCGGCGACCCCGCGCACCCCGTCAGCATGCTGAACCGCCTGCTGGGCGTGCTCTGCGCGCTCGGCGCGCTTGCGAGCTGGACCTGGTTTGCCGTCGAGAACGCCCGCTATCTTCAGCGCAATCACCATTTCGACGGCAACGAGTGGTCGGTCCTGTGGGGCGTCGTCACGGGGCTCCTCGGCGCCGCGCTTTGGCTCGGAACAGCGGTATTTCCGGCTGGCGTCGTGCAGACGCCGGTCACCGGCGAGCGCTGGCAGCTCTTCTGGGGGCTGAATCTCGCGCTCGCAATCGGCGCTTCGTGGCTCGGCAACGGGCTCTGGAACGCGGCGTCCAAACGCTTGCCGCTCACGCTCTCGGGGCAGATGATCGTATTCGAGACGCTCTTTGCTCTGCTCTACGGCTTTCTGTACGACCACCGCACGCCGCGCCCGCTGGAAATCGCAGCCATCGCGCTGCTGCTCGCGGGCGTGCTGTGGTCAGTGCGCCAGCACGGCAGCGACCGACCGACGGAGCCGCCGCTCGAAGAGCGCGCGCAGGCGTCCGTGCATTGA
- a CDS encoding sugar ABC transporter substrate-binding protein, with amino-acid sequence MKHAIGKVLSLSAAVLSLGVCTGAYADPVAHFDFITHAPDSDAWWNTVKNGITQADEDFNVQTDYRNPPNGDIADMVQLINQAAAHNYDGVVTTIADFDLLKGSVAKLKAKNIPLITANTGTEQQSAELGAIMHVGQPEYLAGKEAGLRAKADGVKTFLCVNHYATNPLSFERCRGFAEAIGADTKTSTLDVGTDPTGIESKVSAYLRAHPDTQAVLTLGPTSADPTIRAVTKLGLAGKIWFATFDIDPDVAKAIKDGTIKFCTDQQPYLQGYIPVAMLAIMHKNHNTDVAAARSELEKDPNFIKRLQAYGLKPVYEARNISSGPGFITPQNIEQVSALAGRYR; translated from the coding sequence ATGAAACATGCAATTGGAAAAGTGCTTAGCCTAAGCGCCGCCGTGTTGAGTCTGGGAGTGTGCACGGGCGCTTACGCGGACCCGGTTGCTCACTTCGATTTCATCACGCACGCGCCGGATTCAGATGCGTGGTGGAACACCGTCAAGAACGGGATCACGCAGGCCGATGAAGATTTCAACGTGCAGACTGACTACCGCAATCCGCCGAACGGGGATATCGCCGACATGGTGCAGTTGATTAACCAGGCGGCAGCGCATAACTACGACGGTGTGGTCACCACGATCGCCGACTTCGATCTTCTCAAGGGCTCAGTCGCGAAGCTGAAGGCGAAAAACATCCCGCTGATCACCGCCAATACGGGCACCGAGCAGCAAAGTGCTGAACTCGGGGCAATCATGCACGTGGGCCAGCCGGAGTATCTTGCAGGCAAGGAAGCAGGACTGCGCGCGAAGGCCGATGGTGTCAAGACGTTTCTCTGTGTGAATCACTACGCGACCAATCCGCTTTCCTTCGAACGCTGCCGCGGGTTTGCTGAAGCCATCGGCGCTGATACGAAGACATCGACGCTCGATGTCGGCACCGATCCGACTGGCATTGAGTCGAAAGTCAGCGCCTATTTGCGCGCGCATCCGGATACGCAGGCTGTGTTGACGCTGGGACCGACTTCTGCCGACCCCACGATTCGCGCGGTGACCAAGCTGGGTCTCGCCGGCAAGATCTGGTTTGCGACATTCGACATCGATCCTGACGTGGCGAAGGCGATCAAGGACGGCACCATCAAGTTCTGCACCGACCAGCAGCCGTATTTGCAAGGGTACATTCCCGTCGCGATGCTGGCGATCATGCACAAGAATCACAACACGGACGTCGCTGCGGCTCGCTCGGAGCTCGAGAAAGATCCGAATTTCATCAAGCGTCTTCAGGCATATGGGCTGAAGCCAGTCTACGAGGCGCGCAACATCAGCTCGGGACCGGGCTTCATTACGCCGCAGAACATCGAACAGGTCTCGGCACTGGCCGGCCGTTACCGCTAG
- a CDS encoding type II toxin-antitoxin system RatA family toxin, giving the protein MADVQKTVLIRHSAEQMFDLVTDVADYPNFLPWCGGVEIRRQDENGMEAKIDINFKGIKQHFATHNTQERPTRIDMDFADGPFRKFTGYWRFTALRADACKIEFALHYEFASVILEKIIGPVFNHIANTFVESFVKRADQRYGKP; this is encoded by the coding sequence ATGGCAGATGTCCAGAAAACCGTGTTGATTCGCCATTCGGCGGAACAGATGTTCGATCTCGTCACCGACGTCGCCGATTACCCCAATTTTCTGCCGTGGTGCGGCGGCGTCGAGATTCGCCGCCAGGATGAAAACGGCATGGAAGCGAAGATCGACATCAATTTCAAGGGCATCAAGCAGCACTTCGCGACTCACAACACCCAGGAGCGGCCGACACGCATCGACATGGATTTCGCCGACGGTCCGTTTCGCAAGTTCACCGGCTACTGGCGCTTCACGGCGCTGCGCGCGGACGCCTGCAAGATCGAGTTCGCGCTGCACTACGAGTTTGCGAGCGTGATTCTCGAGAAGATCATCGGGCCGGTGTTCAACCATATCGCGAACACGTTCGTCGAATCGTTCGTGAAGCGCGCGGACCAGCGGTACGGCAAGCCATGA
- a CDS encoding sugar phosphate isomerase/epimerase family protein, with product MSQQLLVFQSSWAMERRHTDCYERTLEENVRMIADAGFDGVSAHYTTRADVQRLTQLRAAHGLHAEGQCFPRTVDDLQPVLENAVEFGVHHIDLQPDVRPRTVAECMALLDGWQRLAEQVDFPVYIETHRDRMTTDLYFTLDLLDARPDMKLLGDISHFLVGREFSWPVSDENHALIHRILDHSWAFHGRVASREQVQIELSFEPHRMWVDLFLGWWGYGFASWCRRAGADDSLAFTCELGPKPYAIIDRDGNDTTDRWAESLLLQDMIRKVWADVQRDDRPTDRANHEKQTLQLRNAV from the coding sequence ATGAGTCAACAACTGCTGGTGTTTCAGTCGTCGTGGGCGATGGAGCGTCGCCACACGGACTGCTACGAACGCACGCTCGAAGAGAATGTTCGGATGATTGCCGATGCGGGCTTTGACGGTGTGAGCGCGCATTACACGACGCGTGCAGACGTTCAGCGGCTGACTCAGTTGCGTGCTGCGCACGGACTGCACGCAGAGGGCCAGTGCTTTCCACGCACGGTGGACGACCTGCAGCCAGTACTCGAAAACGCCGTCGAATTTGGCGTGCATCACATCGATCTGCAACCAGACGTGCGTCCTCGCACCGTCGCAGAATGCATGGCGCTGCTCGATGGCTGGCAGAGGCTGGCCGAACAGGTCGATTTCCCCGTCTACATCGAGACGCACCGCGATCGCATGACCACGGATCTCTATTTCACGCTTGACCTGCTCGACGCGCGGCCCGATATGAAGCTGCTTGGAGACATCTCGCATTTTCTCGTTGGACGCGAATTCTCGTGGCCGGTATCCGACGAGAATCATGCGTTGATACACCGTATCCTCGATCATTCGTGGGCCTTTCACGGGCGCGTCGCGAGTCGCGAGCAGGTTCAGATAGAGCTATCGTTCGAGCCGCACCGGATGTGGGTCGATCTGTTTCTCGGCTGGTGGGGCTATGGCTTCGCGTCCTGGTGTCGACGAGCGGGCGCGGACGACAGCCTCGCCTTCACCTGCGAACTTGGACCCAAACCGTACGCGATCATTGATCGCGACGGCAACGACACGACCGACCGCTGGGCGGAATCGCTGCTGCTGCAGGACATGATCCGCAAGGTGTGGGCAGACGTTCAGCGCGACGATCGACCAACGGACCGCGCAAACCACGAAAAACAAACGCTTCAGCTGAGGAATGCAGTATGA
- a CDS encoding fatty acid desaturase, translating to MSNQQDSRKAITMDDWYKCRLDRKVLKAVTRRNDTAALLHFGGFISLVAVSGALAWLSLDTLWCVPAFFLYGTLYAFAEAMEHELRHRTPFKSEWLNESVHWLICFMTWREQIYSRWSHAQHHTYTHLTATVPSDVELAVKRPPNYLKLVTDFLRVSHGIHHLGNIVLHTFGIVSKSAKAVVPPTEYRAMCRNSRVILLLYIGVAGWAIAVHSWLPVVFLLLPRSYGAWLHELLAITQHTGLRENELDHRFSTRTIRLNRLLQFLYWNMNYHIEHHMFPNVPFHALPKLREAIQADLPPAYDGLLSAWSEILNVFRMQWRDPDYMVTPPVPGKLAATAAGQTIDTQLGAAQAR from the coding sequence ATGTCCAACCAGCAAGACAGCAGAAAAGCGATCACGATGGACGACTGGTATAAATGCCGGCTCGACAGGAAGGTGCTCAAGGCGGTCACGCGGCGTAACGACACGGCTGCGTTGTTGCACTTTGGCGGTTTTATCTCGTTGGTAGCGGTAAGCGGCGCGCTCGCGTGGCTGTCGCTCGATACGCTCTGGTGCGTACCGGCGTTCTTTCTTTACGGAACGCTCTATGCCTTCGCCGAAGCGATGGAACACGAGTTGCGTCATCGCACGCCATTCAAAAGCGAATGGCTGAACGAGTCTGTGCACTGGCTGATCTGCTTCATGACGTGGCGCGAACAGATATATAGCCGCTGGTCACATGCACAACATCATACGTACACGCACCTGACAGCAACCGTCCCGTCCGACGTTGAACTCGCCGTCAAGCGGCCGCCGAACTACCTGAAGCTCGTCACGGATTTTCTGCGTGTTTCGCACGGCATTCATCACCTTGGCAATATCGTTCTGCACACCTTCGGTATCGTGTCGAAGAGCGCGAAAGCCGTCGTGCCGCCCACCGAATATCGCGCAATGTGCCGCAATTCACGCGTGATTCTGCTGCTCTACATTGGCGTGGCGGGGTGGGCAATCGCAGTCCATAGCTGGTTGCCGGTGGTTTTCCTTCTGCTGCCACGCTCGTATGGCGCATGGCTGCATGAGTTGCTGGCGATTACCCAGCACACGGGGTTGCGTGAAAACGAGCTAGACCACCGCTTCTCGACACGAACGATCAGGCTCAACCGGCTGCTTCAGTTCCTGTACTGGAACATGAACTACCACATCGAGCATCACATGTTTCCCAACGTGCCGTTCCATGCGTTGCCGAAGCTGCGTGAGGCAATCCAGGCTGATCTGCCGCCTGCCTACGACGGTCTCCTTAGCGCGTGGAGCGAAATTCTCAACGTGTTCAGAATGCAGTGGCGCGATCCTGACTATATGGTGACGCCCCCCGTTCCTGGCAAGCTGGCCGCCACGGCTGCAGGCCAAACCATCGACACGCAGCTTGGCGCGGCCCAGGCTCGCTGA
- the guaB gene encoding IMP dehydrogenase — MRLIQKALTFDDVLLVPAFSDVLPRDTSLKTQLTRNISLNMPLVSAAMDTVTEGRLAIAMAQQGGVGIVHKNLTPAEQAREVAKVKRFESGVVRDPITVPPQMKVRDVIALSQQHGISGFPVVEGAQLIGIVTNRDLRFETRLDEPVRTIMTPRERLVTVKEGTPLAEAKALMHSHRLERVLVINDAFELRGLMTVKDIFKQTEYPDACKDADGKLRVGAAVGVGEDNEERVSLLVQAGVDVIVVDTAHGHSKGVLERVRWVKKNFPQVEVIGGNIATADAARALVEYGADAVKVGIGPGSICTTRIVAGVGVPQISAIANVAEALRGTGVPAIADGGVRFSGDVSKALAAGANAVMMGSMFAGTEESPGDVFLYQGRQYKSYRGMGSVGAMKDGAADRYFQDNSANIDKLVPEGIEGRVAYKGSVNAILFQLIGGVRASMGYCGCRTIAELHDKAQFVEITAAGMRESHVHDVQITKEAPNYHQD, encoded by the coding sequence ATGCGTCTGATCCAAAAAGCACTCACGTTCGATGACGTGCTCCTCGTCCCGGCCTTCTCCGATGTTCTGCCGCGCGACACCAGCCTCAAGACCCAGCTGACCCGCAATATCTCCCTGAACATGCCGCTCGTGTCCGCCGCCATGGACACCGTCACCGAAGGCCGTCTCGCGATCGCGATGGCGCAGCAAGGTGGGGTCGGCATCGTCCACAAGAACCTCACGCCGGCCGAGCAGGCTCGCGAAGTCGCGAAGGTGAAGCGCTTCGAATCGGGCGTGGTGCGCGATCCGATCACGGTGCCGCCGCAGATGAAGGTGCGCGACGTGATCGCGCTGTCGCAGCAGCATGGCATTTCGGGCTTCCCGGTCGTGGAAGGCGCGCAGCTGATCGGTATCGTCACGAACCGCGACCTGCGCTTCGAAACGCGTCTCGACGAACCGGTGCGAACGATCATGACGCCGCGCGAGCGGCTCGTCACGGTCAAGGAAGGCACGCCGCTCGCCGAAGCGAAGGCCCTCATGCATAGCCACCGCCTCGAGCGCGTGCTCGTCATCAACGACGCGTTCGAGCTGCGCGGCCTGATGACCGTGAAGGACATCTTCAAGCAGACCGAATACCCGGACGCCTGCAAGGACGCAGACGGCAAGCTGCGCGTGGGCGCGGCGGTCGGCGTCGGCGAGGATAACGAAGAGCGCGTGTCGCTGCTCGTGCAGGCGGGCGTCGACGTGATCGTCGTCGATACCGCGCACGGTCACAGCAAGGGCGTGCTCGAGCGCGTGCGCTGGGTCAAGAAGAACTTCCCGCAAGTCGAAGTGATCGGCGGCAACATCGCGACCGCCGATGCGGCCCGCGCGCTCGTCGAGTACGGCGCGGACGCCGTGAAGGTCGGCATCGGCCCGGGCTCGATCTGCACGACGCGGATCGTCGCGGGCGTGGGCGTGCCGCAGATCAGCGCGATCGCGAATGTGGCCGAAGCGCTGCGCGGCACGGGCGTGCCGGCGATCGCCGACGGCGGCGTGCGCTTCTCGGGCGACGTCAGCAAGGCGCTCGCTGCAGGCGCGAATGCCGTGATGATGGGCAGCATGTTCGCGGGCACCGAAGAATCGCCGGGTGACGTGTTCCTCTACCAAGGCCGGCAGTACAAGTCGTACCGCGGCATGGGCTCGGTCGGCGCGATGAAGGACGGCGCGGCGGACCGCTACTTCCAGGACAACTCGGCAAACATCGACAAGCTCGTGCCGGAAGGCATCGAAGGCCGCGTCGCTTACAAGGGCTCGGTCAACGCGATCCTGTTCCAGCTGATCGGCGGCGTGCGCGCGAGCATGGGCTACTGCGGCTGCCGCACGATCGCCGAGCTGCACGACAAGGCGCAGTTCGTCGAAATCACCGCGGCAGGCATGCGCGAGTCGCACGTGCACGACGTGCAGATCACGAAGGAAGCCCCGAACTACCACCAGGACTAA
- a CDS encoding NAD(P)/FAD-dependent oxidoreductase — translation MSTTDAMLIVGAGQCGARAAHALREHGWDGAITLLGDEGLAPYERPPLSKSVLLGQKTTAQCTIYDEAFYRDQRIDLRIEAPVSTIDRAGRRVVLANGDVLAYHRLLIATGARPRRLELPGATLRGVHVLRGVRDAQVIADELMPGRRIAVIGAGFIGLEIAATAVARGCEVFVLEAAPRALMRAVPEAAAGRIVEQHRQKGVDVRFAVRVGRMVGTACVSGVQLVDGTTLPCDAVIAGIGVTPRTELAQAAGLDIENGIAVDATLRTNDPQIFAAGDVCSFPHLLLGRRIRLECWKNAEDQARVAARNMLGHGETCSSVPWFWSDQYDMTIQVAGMPALGTTTVVRETGPASCVFFALDGDGVLVGASGVGHVSEIARDVRFAQELMARRACVEPRLLADRGTKLRSLLTAEV, via the coding sequence ATGAGCACGACGGACGCGATGTTGATCGTCGGCGCGGGCCAGTGCGGCGCGCGCGCGGCGCACGCGCTGCGCGAACACGGCTGGGACGGCGCCATTACGCTGCTCGGTGACGAAGGTTTGGCACCCTATGAGCGGCCGCCTTTATCGAAGTCGGTGCTGCTTGGGCAAAAGACGACCGCCCAGTGCACGATCTACGACGAAGCGTTCTATCGTGACCAGCGCATCGATCTCCGTATCGAAGCACCTGTGTCCACCATCGATCGTGCCGGACGCAGGGTGGTGCTCGCCAACGGCGATGTGCTCGCGTATCACCGCTTGCTGATTGCGACGGGTGCACGGCCGCGCCGGCTGGAATTGCCAGGCGCGACGCTGCGTGGCGTGCACGTGCTGCGAGGCGTGCGTGACGCACAGGTGATTGCCGATGAGCTGATGCCGGGGCGCCGGATCGCAGTGATCGGGGCAGGCTTCATCGGCCTCGAAATTGCAGCGACGGCTGTGGCGCGCGGTTGCGAAGTGTTCGTGCTCGAAGCTGCGCCTCGAGCATTGATGCGTGCAGTCCCGGAAGCAGCGGCGGGCCGCATCGTGGAGCAGCATCGACAGAAGGGCGTCGATGTGCGTTTCGCCGTGCGGGTGGGGCGCATGGTCGGGACAGCGTGTGTGAGCGGCGTGCAACTTGTCGACGGCACGACGCTGCCATGCGATGCCGTAATTGCCGGGATCGGCGTGACGCCACGCACCGAACTTGCACAGGCCGCAGGGCTCGACATCGAAAATGGCATCGCGGTTGACGCGACGTTGCGCACAAACGACCCGCAGATTTTCGCAGCCGGCGACGTCTGCTCGTTTCCCCACCTGCTGCTTGGCCGTCGCATTCGTCTAGAGTGCTGGAAAAACGCCGAGGATCAGGCCCGCGTTGCCGCGCGCAATATGCTCGGCCATGGTGAAACCTGTTCTTCGGTGCCATGGTTCTGGTCCGATCAATACGACATGACGATCCAGGTCGCCGGCATGCCCGCGCTCGGAACGACGACGGTGGTGCGCGAGACAGGCCCGGCATCGTGTGTGTTCTTCGCGCTAGATGGCGACGGGGTGCTCGTCGGCGCGAGCGGGGTCGGACACGTCAGCGAGATTGCACGGGATGTGCGCTTCGCACAAGAGCTGATGGCGCGGCGCGCGTGCGTGGAGCCCCGGTTGCTCGCTGATCGCGGGACGAAGCTCAGGTCGCTGCTCACCGCGGAGGTGTAA
- a CDS encoding LacI family DNA-binding transcriptional regulator, which produces MQGKPTLKQLMEMTQLSRATIDRALNNRPGVHPRTRSAVDAALRQLGSAVSPRSSMPSGQRNYAFRLLAQAGDAFTEELTHRVAELEAEFAMSGTRLEVESCVGASDDEVAIRVSKAADEADGIAIICTNTAATTAALRKCMAAGKSVVTLITDVDADARHTYIGVNNRAAGQSAAFLIGRHLQAHTSPDVAVVVATFSYTCHEDREIGFRSLVRQRFPNVNLVEVIKGADSGAATYEATTRFLKEHSKLDAVYNVAGGNEGLAAALREHDLVGRTVYITHEVNRITEPLLRSDTIDYLLTQDLRLLLRTAVEYLRAVLEGSSVPAQAIIPIETYSRYSL; this is translated from the coding sequence ATGCAGGGCAAGCCGACACTCAAGCAACTGATGGAAATGACGCAGCTCAGCAGGGCGACGATCGACCGTGCGCTGAACAACCGGCCCGGGGTGCATCCGCGGACGCGCAGCGCTGTCGATGCGGCGTTGAGACAATTGGGCTCGGCTGTGTCGCCGCGATCATCGATGCCTTCGGGGCAGCGCAATTACGCGTTCAGGTTGCTGGCCCAGGCGGGGGACGCGTTTACCGAGGAATTGACACACAGGGTGGCCGAACTCGAAGCGGAATTTGCCATGTCAGGCACGCGCCTCGAGGTCGAGAGTTGCGTGGGCGCATCGGATGACGAGGTCGCCATAAGGGTGAGCAAGGCGGCCGATGAGGCGGACGGTATCGCGATCATCTGCACGAACACTGCGGCAACGACCGCGGCGCTGCGCAAATGCATGGCAGCGGGAAAGTCGGTCGTGACACTGATCACCGATGTCGACGCCGACGCCCGTCACACCTACATCGGTGTCAATAACCGCGCCGCCGGGCAATCTGCGGCATTTCTCATCGGGCGGCATTTGCAGGCGCACACCTCGCCCGACGTCGCGGTGGTCGTTGCAACGTTTTCGTACACCTGTCACGAGGATCGCGAGATTGGCTTCCGTTCATTGGTACGACAGCGGTTCCCGAACGTGAATCTCGTCGAGGTCATCAAGGGCGCTGATTCCGGCGCTGCAACCTATGAGGCAACCACGCGCTTTCTGAAAGAGCACAGCAAGCTCGACGCCGTTTATAACGTGGCGGGCGGCAACGAAGGATTGGCTGCGGCGCTGCGCGAACACGACCTGGTGGGTCGGACGGTCTATATCACGCACGAAGTGAACCGGATAACGGAGCCGCTTTTGCGTTCCGACACGATCGACTATTTGCTCACACAGGATCTCCGGCTCCTGCTGCGCACCGCTGTCGAATATTTGAGAGCAGTACTCGAAGGGAGCAGCGTTCCCGCCCAGGCGATCATTCCAATCGAAACCTATTCCCGCTACTCGCTGTAA
- the guaA gene encoding glutamine-hydrolyzing GMP synthase gives MHDKILILDFGSQVTQLIARRIREAHVYSEIHPYDVDDAFIREFAPKGVILSGGPNSVTETDTPRAPQAVFELGVPVLGICYGMQTMAEQLGGKVDGGHLREFGYAEVRARSHTSFLEGIEDFRTSEGHGMLKVWMSHGDKVTEMPPGFSLMASTDSCPIAAMADESRHLYGIQWHPEVTHTVQGRAMLERFVLKICGAKADWEMGHYIDEAVANIREQVGNEHVILGLSGGVDSSVAAALLHRAIGDQLTCVFVDHGLLRLNEAEQVMATFADHLGVKVIHVDASEAFLSKLAGVTDPEAKRKIIGAEFVEVFQTEAGKLTDAKWLAQGTIYPDVIESAGKGKKAAHTIKSHHNVGGLPETLNLKLLEPLRELFKDEVRELGVKLGLPHEMVYRHPFPGPGLGVRILGEVRRDFADLLRRADAIFIETLRNTVDKETGKTWYDLTSQAFAVFLPVKSVGVMGDGRTYEYVVALRAVQTLDFMTAHWAHLPHELLGQVSNRIINEVRGINRVVYDISGKPPATIEWE, from the coding sequence ATGCATGACAAGATCCTGATCCTCGACTTCGGTTCGCAAGTCACCCAACTGATCGCGCGCCGCATTCGCGAAGCGCACGTCTATTCCGAAATCCATCCGTACGACGTCGACGATGCGTTCATCCGGGAGTTCGCGCCGAAGGGCGTGATCCTGTCGGGCGGCCCGAACTCCGTCACCGAAACCGATACGCCGCGCGCGCCGCAGGCGGTGTTCGAACTTGGCGTGCCGGTGCTCGGCATTTGCTACGGCATGCAGACGATGGCGGAGCAGCTCGGCGGCAAGGTCGACGGCGGCCACCTGCGCGAGTTCGGCTACGCGGAAGTGCGCGCGCGCAGCCATACGAGCTTCCTCGAAGGCATCGAGGATTTCCGCACGTCGGAAGGCCACGGCATGCTCAAGGTCTGGATGAGCCACGGCGACAAGGTCACGGAAATGCCCCCGGGCTTCTCGCTGATGGCGTCGACCGATTCGTGCCCGATCGCCGCAATGGCCGACGAGTCGCGCCATTTGTACGGCATCCAATGGCACCCGGAAGTCACGCATACGGTGCAGGGCCGCGCGATGCTCGAGCGCTTCGTGCTGAAGATCTGCGGCGCGAAGGCTGACTGGGAGATGGGCCACTACATCGACGAAGCCGTCGCGAATATTCGTGAGCAAGTCGGCAACGAGCATGTGATTCTCGGGCTGTCGGGCGGCGTCGATTCGTCGGTGGCGGCGGCGCTCTTGCATCGCGCGATCGGCGATCAGCTCACTTGCGTGTTTGTCGATCATGGCCTGCTCCGCCTGAACGAGGCCGAGCAGGTGATGGCGACGTTCGCCGATCACCTCGGCGTGAAGGTGATTCACGTCGATGCGAGCGAAGCGTTTCTATCGAAGCTCGCGGGCGTCACGGATCCGGAGGCGAAGCGCAAGATCATCGGCGCGGAATTCGTCGAAGTGTTCCAGACCGAGGCCGGCAAGCTGACCGACGCAAAGTGGCTCGCGCAAGGCACGATCTATCCGGACGTGATCGAATCCGCCGGCAAGGGCAAGAAGGCGGCGCACACGATCAAGAGCCACCACAACGTGGGCGGCCTGCCAGAGACACTCAATCTGAAGCTGCTCGAGCCGCTGCGCGAGCTTTTCAAGGACGAGGTGCGCGAGCTGGGCGTGAAGCTCGGTTTGCCGCACGAGATGGTCTATCGTCACCCGTTCCCGGGCCCGGGCCTCGGCGTGCGGATTCTCGGCGAAGTGCGCCGCGATTTCGCGGACCTGCTGCGCCGCGCGGATGCCATCTTCATCGAGACGCTGCGCAATACGGTCGACAAGGAAACCGGCAAGACGTGGTACGACCTGACGAGCCAGGCGTTCGCGGTGTTTCTGCCGGTGAAGAGCGTCGGGGTGATGGGCGACGGGCGCACGTATGAGTATGTGGTCGCGCTGCGTGCGGTGCAGACGCTCGACTTCATGACCGCACATTGGGCTCATCTGCCGCATGAGCTGCTGGGGCAGGTGTCCAATCGGATCATCAATGAAGTGCGCGGGATCAACCGGGTTGTCTATGACATCTCGGGCAAGCCGCCGGCGACAATCGAGTGGGAATAG
- a CDS encoding non-heme iron oxygenase ferredoxin subunit: MNILQWHHVCARDDIEEEDVIEFCHDDKLYAIYRTPTGFYASAGLCTHEAARLTEGLVFGDIIECPMHMGRFHIPTGAAKGAPVCVNLATHPVKVEDNKVFIGLPTD, translated from the coding sequence ATGAACATCCTGCAATGGCATCACGTCTGCGCCCGCGATGATATCGAGGAAGAGGACGTCATCGAGTTTTGTCATGACGACAAGCTGTACGCGATCTATCGCACGCCGACGGGCTTTTATGCGTCGGCGGGTCTTTGCACCCATGAAGCCGCGCGCCTGACCGAAGGGCTCGTGTTTGGCGACATCATCGAATGTCCGATGCACATGGGGCGTTTCCACATTCCGACAGGAGCTGCGAAAGGTGCACCCGTTTGCGTCAATCTCGCCACTCATCCCGTGAAGGTCGAGGACAACAAGGTGTTCATCGGTTTGCCCACTGATTGA
- a CDS encoding RnfH family protein, whose product MSATFSVEVCYALPDAQTLIAIDVPAGATVQQAIDASGILRKHPEIDLSKQKVGIYGKVKPLDAPLADHDRVEIYRPLIVDPKMARQRRVDKTRREGSIEGRKWLSKDSR is encoded by the coding sequence ATGAGCGCGACGTTTTCGGTTGAAGTCTGCTACGCGCTGCCCGATGCGCAGACGTTGATCGCTATCGATGTGCCCGCCGGCGCCACCGTGCAGCAGGCGATCGACGCCAGCGGCATCCTGCGCAAGCACCCCGAGATCGATCTGTCGAAGCAGAAAGTCGGCATCTACGGCAAGGTCAAGCCGCTCGATGCACCGCTTGCCGATCATGACCGTGTCGAGATTTATCGTCCGCTGATCGTCGATCCGAAGATGGCGCGCCAGCGGCGAGTCGACAAGACGCGCCGCGAAGGGTCGATTGAAGGGCGCAAGTGGCTGTCGAAGGATTCGCGCTGA